The segment AAAAAGCCGAAGAGAAAGCACTACCAGCAGAAATGTAGAAGGAAAAAATGCAGGCGTAGGGGGCTCGGTCTGCTATTTAAAGAGAGACAGTCCCTCGGTATTCCAAACGCCCAGTATTGCCGTTATTGAAAAGACACGCTGCCTGGGAATTCCCAAGGACGACAGCTCGTCATAAATGCCCTTCTTCCTTTTCGCCTCCGCACCGCCACGTGGCCCAATAAGCGCAAAAAAGTAACCAAGTTTCAAAACCATCATTTTTAACCCGCCGATTTTGCCCGGACAAAATCACCAAGTTAAAAGGGGGTATTGTAgggaccccccccccccccccccccccccccccccatgacacgtggcacgcacCGTTGTCCGGATCAATTCTATCCGTACCCTCAAGAGGACACGTGGAGTGCACCTCTATCTGGGTGCCctaagggggggggggggggggggggcacaCGACACTCTCAAATATCATACCCGGGCGATGCTCTATCCTATTCGGACCTATTGTTCGGATCATTGACTATAACGAGCAAGCCTTGCTGAGTCATCCCCGACAGCCTGCCACACCCCATGTTCCGCCGCCTGTAAAGCGAAAGGACAGGAGCGAtggcaagtcacctcccacgatctctgacagccacCTGCAGGGTGATGATGACCCTGCCACCACCTTGAGGacatcatgacaagccaaaaagtcttcccaccattaaagaggggaGCAGAACTTTTGACATTATATAAAAGGGCCTTCACacaaagaagaaggtaagcGAGAGATCCCCTAAAAAGGGCAATAGCTTGATCTTTTGAGCCATGATTAACAAAACCATCAGAGGGTGTGTCTGGACATATTTTGCAGGATCGACTGAGCCAAAACTCCTTCTTGGTTGATAGCACGTGTCCACTTGGAAGTAGCAGGGATCCCTGAGACACGAGGTATCAACACTAATGTTACTAAATCAAACCTACAACAAAAAATTCGGGTTAGTAGCATTATAGACACCCAAAACGCCCTTAGAACCTAAGAAGGCAAGTCGAGCCACATGGAGCATCGGATGGAGTGTTAAGACGCTTAATACAACTTATGATGCTCTGTGTCTCCAAACAACTTCATATTTATAATAGCTTGACAAAGTATAAATCTAATAAAACTCTTTTCCAAATCAGGGGAAGTATCTCCATATATGGTAGATAATTAGACTAGTTTCTATTTGTACTGCATTTTTAATTCAACGCTTTTAATGAATGacttatttataagaaatgtttTGGTAAAAGCTTTTAATTTTGTTGcttttgaaaacagaaaatgtatttatttttcccagacaaaaattagaaaagaaaataatttttattattttagtatttttctgaGATATTTTCAAAGGCCCTAATCTCATCTTCCCAAACACACTCATAACTAAAACACCAAACAAGCTCAGCCGACGTATACGTAATCCAAGTGTGGATAAGGAGAGGCATGCTACCAAACACGACGATTGTTCACCTGCTCGAACGCACATGCCACGCACATAAAAATGTAACTCGCGTGAGCTTTCCAACACCCACCCACAATTCTCTTTTGTCTATAAATACATTGACCCCCTACCTGTTCCCTCTCCTCTATTTACTTTCCCGAGAAAGTGAGATAGAGGAGAGAAGAAACGCTCCTCCGCCGATCCTCTCTCCTCGTATTTTCTCACCTACCAAACGCCCCCTCCCGTCCTCAAGCAAACCCTAATTCTCTCCTAAATCTCATCAATGGCGGATGCGTTTTGCACCGATTGTAAGAAGAACACCGAGGTCGTGTTCGATCACTCGGCGGGCGACACGGTGTGTTCCGAGTGCGGGCTTGTGCTGGAGTCTCACTCGATTGATGAGACCTCCGAGTGGAGAACGTTCGCGAACGAGTCCGGCGACAATGACCCGGTCCGTGTTGGCGGCCCATCCAACCCACTTCTCACCGACGGTGGCCTTTCGACCGTTATAGCGAAGCCGAACGGGGTTTCGGGAGATTTCTTGTCGAGTTCGCTAGGGCGGTGGCAGAATCGGGGGTCGAATCCGGATCGGGGTCTGATTCTGGCTTTCAAGACCATCGCGACTATGTCTGATAGGTGTTGAATTTGTTTTCGGATTTTGTTGGAACCCTAGGATGCGTTTTTTGATGGGAAAATTAATTTGGTCGGTGGAAAAAGTGTATGGTAGGTTTAAGTTTCGAGTAATTTGGGGATGACATAGGGTTTACTTCTTTGATCTTTGTTAACCCTGGAATctatttggttgccaagaaaattaAGGTATGTTGGATGGGTCAGGAAAGGTGAGAAAGAATAGAAAAGTGATATTTGAGCATTGGAGTGCAGTATTGTTGCTGCGAAAACTAATGATACCATAAATAGTGAGCAAATGTAGGAAAACAGGTCCTAGGAAGAGGGCCTTCGGTTTAATATTGATCTTCATTTGCTGGGATCTTTTTGGCTGCAGGGAGTGTGGgaaggaaaatgaggaaaatgtAATCTTGAATACTAAGATCGGAGGAACCAAAAATGCCCAATTAAGCTGTTTGACTCCATTTTAAGCATCAAGCTATCTGGGACTGGGACCATAGGAAAAATCGCCTACTGGTCCAATAGATGTGGTTTTTGGGTCGTTGTTGGTCCTAGATGCTATATTTGGTCCCTGTGAAAATGTCTGGaacgaaaagaaaagaaaatttaactcTTGAATTActtggaaaagcaatggagTAGTCATATTCTGGATTTCAAGGTTTTGTCATTCATGGGTGGGTTCTTTAATCAACCCTTGTTATTCTTGGAGTTCTCTTTGGTTGCTGAAAAAACTTGGGTTGAGTCATTCGTGGGTTGCTTTTCACAAAAAGGTTAACTCAGAATAAAAAACCAGCAGAGGAACTTAATTTGATTTGGTCACCTTTTCTAAATCCAAATTTGTTAAACTAGTTGGAAGTTTAAAGTTCTGGGTGTGtaaacatttaaatattaatagaagctcttaatttatttttgggtaGGTTTATTAGATgtcattaatttattatttgttaaagTAAATTGGTCATTAGTGGTTTTTCCTTACTAATATGTGAGGTTGTGTAGATTTGTATTGGGAAGTCTTCATCTTGctaaatcttatatttttccaAAGATTAGCTTCCGTAAGTATTTACATAAACTGCTATTGCAAAAAATGTAGCTAATGAATCCACTTTATGTTTCAGGTTGGGCCTTGTTGCGACCATAAAGGTATGCTATCTACTTACTTTTATCATATTACATATTTGAATGAACTAACTCctcaatattttcattgtttgtaaattttatgtaatgtatgtattattatcattttctttcctttttgtgtaaaaggaattattttgtttagtaATGTTAATATTGGGTGGTgctaatgaagaagaaaaaaatggtccTTGAATATGTATTACTTTCctttttggtttgtttgtttACCTTCCAACCATCTTAAAATCAAAGGGTAATTAGTACCAAAAATCCATAGACTCTTATGCTGATATCACATTGTGACAAGGTTGTCATAAATGAATAAAGCCTAGGCATATCAATaaagaaattctaaaaacaaaaatagctaAAATTGTAGGGTTCCATGTCTTTTATTTTTGATCCAACATCCCAACATCCCAATGATATATTTACAAGTGATTCACTAGTTCTTAGAAATCATCGAAATAGAAGAAAGGTATTTTCATCTATGACATGCAAAAATGCAATTCAATCTTGGGAGAAAAGTAGAAATCAGTTGGTGAGGCATGGAACAAAATTTACTTCATGATAACTATCATGGGTCGGAAGGCTGTTTGCTCAATTACACATGCATGAATGTGATTTAAGTGTTGCTGGTCTGGGTCAAATTGGCATTAGAAGCAGCCTTGGATATCATCCTCCTATGTTGGGTTTCTCATAACTGCCTCCCTCCCTCTCACCCATTCTTTAGTAACTACTTCCAACATGCATATTTAGATAGATGCAGACTATGTTCATCCTGCACCAGCCATATGTTTATCCTGCACCAGCCAAATATGATCACAAAGACCTTGTTTAGTaacttttttttagaacaagtttttgttctctagaacaaaaaaatgggaaaacacGGTTGACAAccagaaaacagaaaacaggttttttttttcataaaaatagaaaataaaatatttttaaaaaacatatgttaattgttttcacttgtcaTCTAAgggggttgttttaaaaaaaattataaaaatatgaagaatgattaaaaataaacattacatataaaatttatttttagaatatatttaaaaaacatagaaaacaagttaaaagcattttaggttctcaaacaaatttttgtacAAAACATtagataatagtttttaaaaactattctcaaaaactgtttttcagaactgtttttaaaaatattttctaaatagaGCCTAAGTTGAACAGGTTTATTATGATTTAGAGGTTACAGGCAATAGTGAGAGGGAGGGATAGCAGCAGAGCAGTAAACCCAGAAaaggatttggaaaaaaatgcatTAAATATTTCTTGCATTTCAATCCATATATGAATATGAATCTCCAGTATAATGTTGAAAAGTCATATTCCTGTCTGTGCTTGTTGTTCCTCCCATAATTTAGTTTCAAAGTTATTTGAGTATTGTATCTCCTCTGATGTGCCTTTGTCATTTATTTGAAGGACCGCGCTAATGAAATATATAAGAAGGTAGAAGATCAAAAGTCTACTAGAGGAAGAAATCAAGATGCTCTGTTGGCTGCCTGTCTCTATATTGCTTGTCGACAAGAAGACAAACCGCGCACTGTAAAGGGTACAACCTAAGATTCTTTTAACATATGGATGCTTCCTGATTTATGTTTCTCTATGCGAATGAGCTTCTTGAAACTGTGGATGTCAACTAGAAATTTGCTCTGTTGCCAATGGAGccacaaagaaagaaattggcCGAGCAAAAGAATACATAGTGAAACAACTGGAGGCTGAGAAGGGCCAATCGGTAGAGATGGGAACCATACATGCTGGAGACTTTATGGTGAGGTTTTTATGAAGTAAAGCACGTTTGTTATGTTTTTGAAGGCTGCATTTTGTATGCTGCAATATTGTTGTTTCTTAAGTATAGATTGCTAATGACATTAATCTTAACCTAATCTTTAGAGGAGATTTTGTTCCAATCTTGGGATGACCAACCAAGTGGTTAAAGCTGCCCAAGAAGCTGTGCAGAAGTCTGAAGAGTTTGATATAAGGTAGTTCTGGTTTTCTACTCTTGTCATGTTATTATCCTGATACCATTATACTTTATGATAGTTATTTGTAGTTTTTATGTTGTATTCATATCAATTTTGGATGGTATCTGAATCAGTACATTTAGCTGGACAATCAGGAGTATCTTAAAGATCTGTTAATTTTTCTGAGCGACCCAAGTAGCAAGTTAAGAAAAGAGCTGACTGAGGTAGTATAGGGTTTATGGATGTTTAGGATGAAAGCCAATGAAGAACACCTGTAAGAAACTAGTCAATTTGAGCTAGCTGATGGTTCCTATGTGGGATCAATTATGACCAAAAAGGTTATTCATGGAGTTTGGTCAAAGTCAAAAGTTTAAGCTTCTCAGGTATCATCAGTAAGGATTAGATCTGCCCAAAAGATGAATGACTTTTTGGTGTGCTACTCCCTCAAATATTTTGAGCATGTGTAAATTAGATTTACTTTaaatatggtattttaaaaGAAGTAATCCCTCCCTTCTGCTGGGTTATGGTGTGTATTTGCAATCCCTAAGGTTGCAAGTGTTGGAATGGAGGgtaacttgaaaaataaatcattctGCTTTAAATATGACATTTTGAAGGAAAGACACATCTCTTCCTCCCACTGGATTATGCATTAGCAATCCTCTTCTAGCACTGGTAGCAGGGAACTAGGGCTCAGATTGAACAGTGAATGATTCTGCTTGAACTTCAATCCAAGCCTTGAGCTTAGCACAGGCTACAGTATGATTTTTATGAACTAGAGGCAAAACTTGGTAGTATAAGAAAACAGGGAAATAAAGCATGAGAAACGTGTTGAAATAGGGAGGATGCTGTCAACTGGTGGTTTGGGGGAGAAAAGCACCTAGGGAAGCAAGTAGCTGGTTGTGTTTCTTTTGGTTTGGTTGGAAATGTAACGGACTCGAAAGTTAGAATTAGAGAAAACCACCAAGTGAGAAAAACTATGGGACTAAAAGAGTGGCACAGACTTCATTCTAATCATGTGTTCTGAAAAACAGAGGGCAATGGTGCTGAAAATGCTAGGGTCTCTTTTGTAAGAGAAGCAGGGGATCTAAAAGTTGTAAGCCTTTTTTATGCCTGTAAGGTGATGATGTACTTTGACCAGTAGAAAGGAGATGTGCAACATGCCTTTCAAGTTGGGgtttcttttattatgttttgaaCTTTTTTGGACCCCCTTCTTTTACTGGATGCACAAGATGCAAACAAATATTGATTACACGGATCATCCCCTGATCAAGAAATGGAAGTAAGGGTTCATTTATATCGTTAGCCCACATAAGCATAGTTgtttaagttataaaaatttggTAACTGGACATATTCAAAAGTTTGCTTTTTCCAAATGTTTCTGCATTCATCAAGAGGAAACCACTGCCATGCAAATTGTCCTCTTGTGAGCTACTAACCTGTCAACTGTCCAAGCCTTCACTGCTTGGTGACCTGCATATCTGTCAGTTCCTGTCCCAGAAATGAACGTCTCTGGATGGCACTACAATCAAGGtgctttagaatttttttaacactGGCCCAAGCTAACATAAATTTGAGCCTGCATGATTGCCAAGTTGTACCTCAGAAATGGTTTTCTGTCTTCTTGGAACAGAGAAAGGCTCTTTTCATTAATATGTTTTAGTGATATGGAGGTTTTTTCTGGTTGTTTGTTGTTGTGGGTGGATTCTTTGTTAAGAAAAAGGAACATTTTTAATCCAGGAGTGGAGGGTTCATGGATCTTGCTCAAATGACAATTTTATAGTCCCTCTCTTCTTGGGTGTTTATCTAATGAATTACAACTTGcatatgattaataaaaataaatgactcttgatgtctttttattctttgctcatttcctttttaatttgttGCAGGAGGAGCCCTGTATCAATTGCAGCAGCAGTTATTTACATTATAACCCAGCTTTCAGATGAGAAGAAGCTTCTCCGAGGTTTAAATATTCACCACTATCTTATCTAATTGGTTTGCATATGAGCCTTGGAACTGGGGGTTTCTAAtccccttgcaatcaattttaCTCGATGTTGGCTCTATCTGGCTCCTATTGTtcatattcatattttgttGTAGTTTTGTAACAACGGAAACATGGGTGGTGCAGATATCTCAATAGCTACGGGAGTTGCAGAAGGAACAATCAGAAACTCGTACAAGGATCTCTATCCCCATATCTCAAGGATAATACCAAGCTGGTATGCCAAGGAGGAGGATCTCCGAAATCTTTGCAGCCCTTAAAAAACCACAGCAAGCGGCGGAGCACCCAATATCCGTGTTGTTGAAAATACAAAAGACCAGCATtccaattttccttttcattttcttctcttatttaattttgCATTAAGCACCAATCCCCTTGTGGATTTTGCTTGAACTGGCTGCAGCTGCTTTTCagatggatttttatttttatttttattttaacacaCGTGTCATCAGCAGCTGTCTTTTTAGATGTTGGCTATCCCCTGACACATTCCCAATAGTGCATATTATaagatatttcatttcattcatactttctgGGTGGCTGATTCTTAAAATATAATGTCCGTGATATTTTGTTTCCGCCTTTATTCTTAAATCGTGTAACCAAAAGTCATTTTCAAGTCTTTTTGTTATTATGAATGCCTTCTATTCCAtaacaatagaaaacaaaatctaGACTTAAAAAgggacttaataacttaattcaaTTTATTAAGTGTATGTGTGAaattatgtttggtaaaataatttaacattacATTTTAACGTTAAAAATGGTTAtcaatattaagttaaaatggtgcattattcttaatttcattttttttaatccgtATTTAATAAGAGTAATTATGATTCCATATTCATGACttcttttttatgataaatattctaaggttatcttatatatttataatattttaagttattttatatgtttataatattttgaagtATGAATGTTTATCAAAAAGTATTTATtgtttaagattaataaaataaataggagttaaaattaataataattaatattaattaaattaataaggtTAAAggtgtcaatttgatgatttaaaataaatcttattaAACAATCTCAATAcataaaagtaacaaaaagtaataaattataatttaagtatttaaaaacagATTAATTTAAAGTcgacttaagtcattaaataataagtattaagattTATTAAACACCCATTAAATTGAAACATTGAGAAGAAAGGACATGcatttaattttactaattagctctaggctatgggaaaaaaattaagcatttgtttgttttatgttttgtaaacaatttttttttcttcaaaataaaaaaatataggaaaatatgtttaataaaaaatgtgtagacccccattttggcgTGTCTTTTTGGCAAGTTAATTTTTGCCAGGTGTCACAATTTTAGGTAGCCATGTGCTGCCTCAAGAGAGGTTGCTAGGGAATCATGTAgtgggtgaaagaaatgaatgaGGGATGGACACATGCATGGAAATATGCTGAGGGTGATATTTTTGCTGGTTACAGAGAGGGAGGTTGGTGGTGGCTTAAGGAGCAAGTTTGCTTTGGAGAAAAGACTTGAGGAAAACAAGCTGGGTATCCGAGAAGAGAGATTGTAGGAAGAATGGAAGAGAGCTGAGTGTTCATTGAAAGGAGAGAGAGCGTGTTTTTGGTTACTTGGTGGGGAGAAGGTAGCTTGAAGGTGGATAGCCTGAGGGAAAAGATAGTTGAGAGGAGGAAAATGAATGAGGAagtttcattacatgatggatgagcatattttAGAGTACAACAGTTTTAAGACATTTTGTATCTTTGTTTGTTCACCATCACATAccggggcatacccccttctccGAGAGCACCAGACCTTTCAACAGactttcattcaccttttgatctagttgttgacccctgcaagttgcatactggggcataccctccttcctTGGGATCATCGGACCTTTCATAGGCTTCATTATCCTTGGACTTAGTTGTTAgtcctcatgagttgtcatactggggcatatcccctcctGCCGAGTTTGCTTGCATTGTTATCTTAGTTATCCTTTAGCTTTAAGCCTCTCGATCGGTCATTTTTCGtcttgttagtttgagtttgcATTTTTgaggccgcacctatattgatcgaccatcttcctatcagtttatgttcagttcgagttgggactgcacctatatcgatcggtcattcatcttgtcagttcagtTAAAGTTTTGGGGCcatacctatatcgatcggtcatcctcctatcagtttgtgtttaattcgagttgggaccgcacctatattgatcaatcatcgtcttgtcagtttgagtctgAGTTTTTAGGgttgcacctatatcaatcggccatcttcctatcaatttatgtttagttcaagttgagaccgcacctatattgatcggtcatcgtcttgtcagtttgagtttggaTTTTTAGGACCGCACTTATCTAAATTGGTCATCCTCCTATGTTCAGTTCGAGttgggatcgcacctatatcgatcggtcactCATTTTGTCAAttcagtttgagttgggaccacacctatatcgatcagtcatcttccatgttagtttgagtttgagttggaaccgcacctatatcgatcagtcattttCGTGTCAGTCTTAGTTTtcgaggccgcacctatatcaatcgatcatctttttgtcttgtcagtttagtttgagttttttgggaccgcacttatatcgattggtcattgtCTTGTCGGTTCAGTTAGAGTTTGAGGGctacacctatatcgatcagccatcatcttgtcagttcaaTTAGAGtttggggtcgcacctatatcgatcgatcatctttcaggtcagtttgagttttcgggactgcacctatatcgatcagtcattcttgttaatttagtttcagtTTTtcgaggccgcacctatatcaatcggtcattgtCTTGTTAGTTTGGGTTTGAGTTTTTAGGGTCACACCTATATTGATTGACCATCTTcctgtcagtttgagtttttgggactgcacctatatcaatcggtcattcatcttgtcagttcagtttttgggaccgcacctatatcgaccAGTCACTTATcttgttagtttagtttttgggattgcacctatatcaatcggtcattgtCTATGTTAGTTTGGGTTCAATTTGAGGTTTTttgggatcgcacctatatcgatcggtcatcttcctatcgGTTcagttcaatttgagtttttcaggaccgcacctatatcaattgATCATCTTTCTATCAGttcagttcagtttgagtttttgggactgcacctatatcgaccGGTCATCGTCTTGTTAGTTTGAGTCTAGGTTTCTGGGgttgcacctatatcaatcggtcatcttcctatcagtttgtattcagtttgagtttgagttttcgagttaggaccgcacctatatcgatcggtcatcgtcTTGTTAGTTTGGGTTTGAGTttcaggaccgcacctatatcgatcggtcattgtcttgttagtttgagtttgagtttgagtttgagtttttggggcTGCActtatattgatcggtcatctTCCATGTCAgtttcagtttctgggaccgcacctatatcgatcggtcattcatcttgtcagttgAGTTGAGTCTTGTTCGGCTTCGAGTCGCTCCTACCTAGTTGAGTTTATTTGGCCTTGAGCCACACCTTATCCTTTATTTGAGTTCTTTTTCCATGTGTCAATCACTCCTTGTCTCAGTCATCTTTATATTGTTCATTGTATCATGGTCCAGTGTTATTCATTGCATATACACTCCTCGCATCATCCACATCTTTGGCTAGTCTCACTTTCCTAGTATGTGTCCTTAATCTTGAGCTTATTGTGTT is part of the Vitis riparia cultivar Riparia Gloire de Montpellier isolate 1030 chromosome 17, EGFV_Vit.rip_1.0, whole genome shotgun sequence genome and harbors:
- the LOC117904636 gene encoding transcription initiation factor IIB-2-like; this encodes MADAFCTDCKKNTEVVFDHSAGDTVCSECGLVLESHSIDETSEWRTFANESGDNDPVRVGGPSNPLLTDGGLSTVIAKPNGVSGDFLSSSLGRWQNRGSNPDRGLILAFKTIATMSDRLGLVATIKDRANEIYKKVEDQKSTRGRNQDALLAACLYIACRQEDKPRTVKEICSVANGATKKEIGRAKEYIVKQLEAEKGQSVEMGTIHAGDFMRRFCSNLGMTNQVVKAAQEAVQKSEEFDIRRSPVSIAAAVIYIITQLSDEKKLLRDISIATGVAEGTIRNSYKDLYPHISRIIPSWYAKEEDLRNLCSP